The following DNA comes from Pirellulales bacterium.
CACGTCTTTGGCAAGTTCGCGTTGCTGGGTGGTTTTTCGGCCGGCGCGGCGGCGCGGAAAATGGTGATGCAGTTCGTGAATAGATAGGAATTCGGAACCAGGATTCGGCGGTCGGCAACTTCCAAGGTCGTATAACGCAAGTCGATATGAATCACTTCCCCTTCCAACGCGATATTCGAAAACACCGAGATTCGATCGCTGCGGCGAAATGGTTGGTACATCAAAATCAGCACGCCCGCCAACGCATTGGAGATGATGTCTTTCAATGCGAAGCCGACCGCGAAACCGGTCAGCCCCAGACCGGTCACCATGGCTGCGACATTCACGCCCAGCGTGCCAAGCGCCGTGACGACGCCGACCAACAGCAGCGAAACTTTGATCCCCCGCGTAACGATCCCCAGCGCGTCGCTCTCGATCAAGCGCGTCGATCCGAAGCGGCGCACCAATCGATCGAGCCCCGCCGCGATCAGCCAAAATGCCAACAATAGACCCGCGGCTGCCAAGATTTTCGGCACATACAGCAGGGCTTGCGCTGTGACGGTCCGCCAGACTTGTTCGTTGAAGGTGAGAGGCATCGGCACCTTGGCACTCTTATCAGACGGTTCGCGATTGCGTCGAGCCCCAAATCAGGGCAATTTTACCGCAAGCGAAAATGGACCGCATTCGCCCGAACCTGTCAAGCATAATAGGCCGTGTGCGACAACTCGCGATCGTGATCCCGAGCAGCGGGCTCGCGCCGGGGTCGTCGCCAGGCGGCAGCCTCGGCGCCATAATCCTGTCCCTCGACCCACGCTCCCCGAATCGCCGCTGGACTCGTAG
Coding sequences within:
- a CDS encoding mechanosensitive ion channel domain-containing protein produces the protein MPLTFNEQVWRTVTAQALLYVPKILAAAGLLLAFWLIAAGLDRLVRRFGSTRLIESDALGIVTRGIKVSLLLVGVVTALGTLGVNVAAMVTGLGLTGFAVGFALKDIISNALAGVLILMYQPFRRSDRISVFSNIALEGEVIHIDLRYTTLEVADRRILVPNSYLFTNCITIFRAAAPAEKPPSNANLPKT